One Benincasa hispida cultivar B227 chromosome 5, ASM972705v1, whole genome shotgun sequence genomic window carries:
- the LOC120078687 gene encoding zinc finger protein ZAT3, protein MNPHFNSVSIASSSSSPLDLTLPFELQMVETTKRRRPRKKRSRIETDDSTVVTAVVSSKAKYSKKPDPNAPKITPPCTECGKRFWSNKALFGHMRCHPERQWRGIIPPINFRRPISVSPNFSPNIATDLVESSFTEEDQDIANCLLMLANGPNSISRVSDCRFECSSCKKVFGSHQALGGHRASHKNVRGCFAMAKSDEETEDEITLFGHCSHERSSINLENKMSMMILGTADHKRFHWENNAATEEGFIDLDLNMPAPLEDGSSSSYSSSLTLDLRLGL, encoded by the coding sequence ATGAATCCACATTTCAATTCCGTCTCCATTGCCAGTAGTAGCAGCTCTCCTCTCGACCTCACTCTTCCTTTTGAACTCCAAATGGTCGAAACTACCAAGCGCCGCCGTCCCCGCAAGAAAAGGTCAAGAATCGAAACCGACGACTCCACCGTCGTCACTGCCGTCGTCTCTTCCAAGGCTAAGTATAGCAAGAAACCCGATCCCAATGCACCGAAGATCACTCCTCCATGTACTGAATGCGGGAAGAGATTTTGGTCGAATAAAGCGCTTTTCGGTCACATGAGGTGTCATCCCGAACGTCAATGGCGGGGGATTATTCCGCCGATTAATTTCCGTCGTCCTATTTCGGTTTCTCCTAATTTTAGCCCTAATATCGCTACTGATTTGGTAGAATCTTCGTTTACTGAAGAAGATCAAGACATCGCTAATTGTTTGCTAATGCTTGCAAATGGCCCTAATTCGATTTCTAGGGTTTCTGATTGTCGATTCGAATGCTCGAGTTGTAAGAAAGTGTTTGGATCACATCAAGCGCTTGGTGGACATAGGGCAAGTCATAAGAATGTGAGAGGCTGTTTCGCTATGGCAAAGAGCGATGAAGAAACAGAAGATGAAATTACTCTGTTTGGGCATTGTAGCCATGAGAGGAGCAGTATCAATCTGGAGAATAAAATGTCGATGATGATTTTAGGAACAGCAGATCACAAGAGATTCCATTGGGAGAATAATGCAGCTACAGAAGAAGGTTTCATTGATTTGGATTTGAACATGCCTGCCCCTCTTGAAGATGGTTCATCTTCTTCATATTCTTCAAGTCTCACTCTGGATCTCAGGTTGGGCCTTTGA